A window of the Phalacrocorax aristotelis chromosome 9, bGulAri2.1, whole genome shotgun sequence genome harbors these coding sequences:
- the RTN1 gene encoding reticulon-1 isoform X2 yields MQASADSTKMDCLWSNWKCQAIDLLYWRDIKQTGIVFGSLLLLLFSLTQFSVVSVVAYLALAGLSATISFRIYKSVLQAVQKTDEGHPFKAYLEMEMNLSQDQIQKYTDCLQLYVNSTVKELRRLFLVQDLVDSLKFAVLMWLLTYVGALFNGLTLLIMAVVSMFTLPVVYDKYQAQIDQYLGLVRTHINTVVAKIQAKIPGAKRKAE; encoded by the exons ATGCAAGCCAGTGCCGATTCCACCAAGATGGACTGTCTTTGGAGCAACTGGAAATGTCAGG CTATTGACCTGTTGTACTGGCGTGACATCAAGCAGACAGGGATCGTGTTTGGCAGCCTCCTGTTGCTGCTCTTCTCCCTGACCCAGTTCAGCGTCGTCAGCGTTGTGGCCTACCTGGCCCTCGCCGGCCTCTCAGCCACCATTAGCTTCAGAATCTACAAATCGGTCCTACAGGCTGTGCAGAAGACGGACGAGGGCCACCCCTTCAA AGCCTACTTGGAGATGGAAATGAATCTTTCACAGGACCAGATTCAGAAATACACAGATTGTCTCCAGCTATACGTCAACAGCACAGTGAAAGAGCTGAGGAGACTCTTTCTCGTTCAGGACCTCGTGGATTCTTTAAAA TTTGCAGTACTAATGTGGCTGCTGACTTACGTGGGAGCCCTCTTCAATGGCTTGACTCTTCTGATAATGG ctgTGGTGTCTATGTTTACTCTCCCTGTTGTGTATGACAAGTATCAG GCACAGATTGATCAATACTTGGGACTGGTCCGGACCCACATAAACACTGTTGTGGCAAA GATTCAAGCTAAAATCCCAGGTGCTAAGAGAAAGGCAGAGTAA